From Polynucleobacter difficilis, a single genomic window includes:
- a CDS encoding TRAP transporter large permease, which translates to MFEMQTMAIFMLIGFFVMLMIGVPVAITLATVGFVFGYLGFGPVLFNLLPARVFGVVAGYQWLAIPLFIFMGITLEKSGLADDLLDVIGHVAGGVKGGMAVGIILFGALMGATTGIVGATVITLGLLTLPTLIRRGYDKSIACGAICASGTLGQIIPPSLILILLSDIMQLSVGTLFAAAVGPGMLLVLVYIVFILILGWLKPDLMPPIPKEERSRVSGKELWIRFWKVVVPPIMLVVAVLGSIVAGIAAPTEAAAMGAIGGVIVTIFSGRFSWAKLKLVALDTTKISAIMMFILICAQVFALSFRGLNGEELIAGMFEVIPGGVNSDIWFMLLLIFILGFFIEWIEISYIAVPLFLPVLIAQGADPVWIAMMITVCLQSSFLTPPFGWALFYLKGVAPPEVKIKHLYKGVIPFVLMQGVALFLVFYYPQISLWLPKTIGW; encoded by the coding sequence ATGTTTGAGATGCAAACCATGGCTATTTTTATGCTCATTGGCTTTTTTGTAATGCTAATGATCGGTGTACCAGTCGCCATTACCCTCGCAACCGTTGGTTTTGTGTTCGGATATTTGGGTTTTGGGCCAGTGCTATTCAACCTCTTGCCGGCACGAGTTTTTGGCGTGGTTGCGGGCTATCAGTGGCTTGCCATACCCTTGTTTATCTTTATGGGGATTACGCTTGAAAAATCAGGGCTAGCCGATGATTTATTGGATGTGATTGGGCACGTCGCTGGTGGCGTTAAAGGCGGCATGGCAGTTGGCATCATTCTATTTGGTGCCTTAATGGGTGCCACCACGGGTATCGTTGGCGCAACCGTGATCACCTTGGGCTTATTGACCCTGCCAACCCTGATTCGGCGTGGCTATGACAAAAGTATTGCCTGTGGGGCCATTTGTGCATCTGGTACCTTGGGACAGATCATTCCACCCAGTTTGATCTTGATTTTGCTTTCCGACATCATGCAGCTTTCGGTTGGAACCCTGTTTGCGGCTGCAGTTGGCCCCGGAATGTTATTAGTCCTTGTTTACATCGTTTTCATTCTGATTCTGGGCTGGCTCAAGCCTGATCTAATGCCACCAATACCCAAAGAAGAGCGCAGCCGTGTCTCTGGAAAAGAGCTGTGGATCCGATTCTGGAAAGTGGTTGTACCGCCAATCATGCTGGTCGTTGCCGTGCTTGGTTCGATTGTTGCTGGAATCGCGGCGCCAACCGAAGCTGCTGCGATGGGTGCAATCGGTGGCGTAATCGTAACTATTTTCTCTGGACGCTTTTCATGGGCCAAGCTGAAATTGGTTGCGCTGGACACGACCAAAATCAGTGCCATCATGATGTTTATTTTAATCTGCGCACAAGTATTTGCACTCTCGTTCCGCGGGCTAAATGGTGAAGAATTAATTGCAGGCATGTTTGAGGTGATTCCAGGCGGCGTCAATAGCGATATTTGGTTTATGTTGCTGCTCATCTTTATTCTGGGTTTCTTCATTGAGTGGATTGAAATCAGCTATATCGCTGTCCCACTATTCTTGCCGGTGCTCATAGCGCAGGGTGCAGACCCCGTTTGGATTGCAATGATGATCACTGTGTGTTTACAGTCATCGTTCTTAACCCCACCGTTCGGCTGGGCTCTGTTCTATCTAAAAGGAGTGGCACCGCCGGAAGTGAAGATTAAGCATCTGTACAAAGGAGTAATTCCTTTTGTGTTGATGCAGGGCGTTGCTTTGTTCTTGGTGTTTTACTATCCACAGATTTCTTTGTGGCTTCCAAAGACGATAGGCTGGTGA